In Tripterygium wilfordii isolate XIE 37 chromosome 23, ASM1340144v1, whole genome shotgun sequence, one genomic interval encodes:
- the LOC119992526 gene encoding probable protein phosphatase 2C 6 has translation MEASENERLEQSESFLPDSDLVSSSSGFSSTISVDDSRISSTSDDISTTSGSSGEIPAAEMPRILEPGTSVSLRTRCVGSNNGVNWGFNSVIGRRKEMEDAVAILPGFMSRTCDHVGGCTAPGLSNSADPSPVHFFGVYDGHGGSQVANFCAERMHKVIAEEWDRETVNGFEWKRKWEATLSSAFERTDNEVTTGEVAPDMVGSTAVVVVLSSCQIITSNCGDSRAILCRGTQTIPLTVDQKPDRHDELMRIEGEGGRVINWNGARVLGVLAMSRAIGDRYLRPWIIPVPEVTFTTRSDEDECLILASDGLWDVMTNEEVGEVARRLLRRLRRSSVSNEIPPAQSVAESLTEIAYSKNSDDNISIIVVDLKSKRRRLPRR, from the exons ATGGAAGCTTCAGAGAATGAGCGACTCGAGCAATCCGAATCGTTTCTTCCTGATTCTGACCTGGTTTCATCTAGCTCTGGATTCTCTTCTACGATTAGTGTCGATGATTCTCGCATCAGTAGTACCTCCGATGACATCTCCACTACGAGCGGTAGCTCCGGCGAAATACCGGCGGCTGAGATGCCGAGGATTCTTGAGCCAGGTACCTCAGTATCGTTGAGGACGAGATGCGTGGGGAGTAATAACGGTGTAAACTGGGGATTCAATTCAGTTATCGGTAGACGGAAAGAGATGGAGGACGCCGTGGCCATTTTACCGGGATTCATGTCCCGCACATGCGACCACGTGGGAGGTTGTACGGCCCCCGGATTGAGCAACTCGGCGGACCCCTCGCCCGTTCATTTCTTCGGCGTCTACGACGGGCACGGCGGCTCTCAG GTGGCAAATTTTTGTGCGGAACGAATGCACAAAGTGATAGCAGAAGAATGGGATCGGGAAACAGTCAATGGCtttgaatggaaaagaaaatgggAAGCCACACTCTCGAGCGCTTTTGAGAGGACTGACAATGAGGTCACTACCGGGGAAGTAGCACCTGACATGGTTGGATCAACCGCAGTGGTTGTGGTCTTATCTAGTTGCCAGATTATTACATCCAATTGTGGGGATTCAAGGGCGATTCTATGCAGGGGGACTCAAACAATCCCCTTAACTGTTGATCAAAAG CCTGATAGACACGACGAACTCATGAGAATTGaaggagagggagggagggttATAAATTGGAATGGTGCTAGGGTGTTGGGAGTTCTTGCCATGTCAAGAGCTAtag GTGATCGATATTTGAGACCATGGATAATTCCAGTGCCTGAGGTGACGTTTACGACCAGGAGTGATGAAGACGAGTGTTTGATTTTGGCAAGCGACGGGCTGTGGGATGTTATGACAAATGAAGAGGTTGGGGAGGTGGCTCGCCGCTTGTTGAGGCGGCTTCGCAGATCCAGCGTAAGTAATGAGATACCTCCAGCACAATCTGTGGCAGAAAGTCTGACAGAAATAGCATATAGCAAAAACAGTGATGATAATATTTCTATTATTGTTGTTGATCTGAAATCAAAGAGACGCCGCCTGCCAAGGCGATGA
- the LOC119992787 gene encoding LOW QUALITY PROTEIN: protein Ycf2-like (The sequence of the model RefSeq protein was modified relative to this genomic sequence to represent the inferred CDS: inserted 1 base in 1 codon) encodes MACLWVKYIYAQFHMWQFRQDLFVSWGKNPHESDFLRNISRENWIWLYNVWLVNKDRFFSKVRNVSSNIQYDSTRSSFVQVRDSSQLKGSSDQSRDHFDSISNEDSEYHTLINQREIQQLKERSILWDPSFLQTERTEIESDRFPKCLSGYSSMSRLFAEREKEMNNHLLPEEIEEFLGNPTRSIRSFFSDRWSELHLGSNPTERSTRDRKLLKKEQDVSFVPSRRSENKEIVNIFKIITYLQNTVSIHPILSDPGCDRVPKDELDMDSSNKISFLNKNPFLDLFHLFHDRNRGGYTLHHDFESEERFQEMADLFTLSITEPDLVYHKGFTFSIDSYGLDQKQFLNEVLDESKKKSLLVLPPIFYEENESFYRRIRKKWVRISCGNDLEDPKAKRVVFASNNIMEAVNQYRLIRNLIQIQYSTYGYIRNVLNRFFLMNRSDRNFEYVIQRDQIGNDTLNHRTIMKYTINQHLSNLKKSQKKWFDPLIWISRTERSMNRDPNAYRYKWSNGSKNFQEHLEHFISEPKSHFHFQVVFDRLRINQYSIDWSEVIDKKDLSKSLRFFLSKLLLFLSKFLLFLSNSLPFFFVSFGNIPIHRSEIHIYELKGPNNQLCNQLLESIGLQIVHLKKWKPFLLDDHDTSQKSKFLINGGTISPFLFNKIPKWMVDSFHTRNNRGKSFDKTDSYFSMISHDQDNWPNPVKPFHISSLISSFYKANRLRFLKNPHHFYFYCNKRFPFSVEKARINNYDFTYGQFLNILFIRNKIFSLYAGKKKHAFLERDTISPIESQVSNIFIPNDFSESGDERYNLYKSFHFPIRSDPFVRRAIYSIADISGTPLTEEQIVDFEKTYCQPLSDMNLSDSERKNLHQYLNFNSNMGLIHTPCSEKYLPSEKRKKRSLCLKKCVEKGQMYRTFQRDSAFSTLSKWNLFKTYMPWFLTSTGYKYLNWRFLDTFSDLLPILSSSQKFVSIFRDIMHGSDISWRILQKKWGLPQWNLISDISSKCLHNLLLSEEMVHRNNESPLISTHLRSPNVRELLYSILFLLLVAGYLVRTHLLVVSRAYSELQTEFEKVKSLMIPSYMMELRKLLDRYELNSFWLKNLFLVALEQLGDSLEEIRGSASGGNMLWGGGPAYGVKSIRSKKKYLNINLIDLISIIPNPINRITFSRNTRHLSHTSKEIYSLIRKIKNVNGDWIDDKIESLVANSDSIDDKEREFLVQFSTLTTEKRIDQILLSLTHSDHLSKNDSGYQMIEQPGAIYLRYLVDIHKKYLMHYEFNTSCLAERRLFLAHYQTITYSQISCGANSFHFPSHGKPFSLRLALXPPRAILVIGSIGIGRSYLVKYLAKNSYVPFITVFLNKFLDNKPKGFLIDDSDDIDLSDDIDRDLDTELELLTRMNALTMDMMLEIDRFYITLQFELAKAMSPCIIWIPNIHDLNVNESNYLSLGLLVNYLSRDCERCSTRDILVIASTHIPKKVDPALIAPNKLNTCIKIRRLLIPQQRKHFFTLSYTRGFHLEKKMFHTNGFGSITMGSNVRDLVALTNEALSISITQKKSIIDTNIIRSALHRQTWDLRSQVRSVQDHGILFYQIGRAVAQNVLLSNCTMDPISIYMKKKSCNCNEGDSYLYKWYFELRTSMKKLTILLYLLSCSAGSVAQDLWSLPGPDEKNGITYYGLVENDSDLVHGLLEVEGALVGSSRTEKDCSQFDNDRVTLLLRPEPRNPLDMMQNGSCSIVDQRFLYEKYESEFEEVEGEGVLDPQQREEDLFNHIVWAPRIWRYWGFLFACIERPNELGFPYWARSFRGKRIIYDEEDELQENDSEFLQSGTMQYQIRDRSSKEQGFFRISQFIWDPADPLFFLFKDQPFVSVFSHREFFADEEMSKGLLTSQGDPPTSIYKRWFIKNTQEKHFELLIHRQRWLRTNSSLSNGFFRSNTLSESYQYLSNLFLSNGTLLDQMTKTVLRKRWLFPDEMKIGFM; translated from the exons atggcTTGTTTAtgggttaaatatatatatgctcaATTTCATATGTGGCAATTCCGCCAAGATCTCTTCGTTAGTTGGGGAAAGAATCCGCACGAATCGGATTTTTTGAGGAACATATCGAGAGAGAATTGGATTTGGTTATACAATGTGTGGTTGGTAAACAAGGATCGGTTTTTTAGCAAGGTACGGAATGTATCGTCAAATATTCAATATGATTCCACAAGATCTAGTTTCGTTCAAGTAAGGGATTCTAGCCAATTGAAAGGATCTTCTGATCAATCCAGAGATCATTTCGATTCCATTAGTAATGAGGATTCGGAATATCACACATTGATCAATCAAAGAGAGATTCAACAACTAAAAGAAAGATCGATTCTTTGGGATCCTTCCTTTCTTCAAACGGAACGAACAGAGATAGAATCAGACCGATTCCCTAAATGCCTTTCTGGATATTCCTCAATGTCCCGGCTATTCGCGGAACGTGAGAAGGAGATGAATAATCATCTGCTTCCGGAAGAAATCGAAGAATTTCTTGGGAATCCTACAAGATCCATTCGTTCTTTTTTCTCTGACAGATGGTCAGAACTTCAtctgggttcgaatcctactgAGAGGTCCACCAGAGATCGGAAATTGTTGAAGAAAGAACAAGATGTTTCTTTTGTCCCTTCCAGGCGATcggaaaataaagaaatagttAATATATTCAAGATCATTACGTATTTACAAAATACCGTCTCAATTCATCCTATTTTATCAGATCCGGGATGTGATAGGGTTCCGAAGGATGAACTGGATATGGACAGTTCCAATAAGATTTCATTCTTGAACAAAAATCCATTTTTGGATTTATTTCATCTATTCCATGACCGGAACAGGGGGGGATACACCTTACACCACGATTTTGAATCAGAAGAGAGATTTCAAGAAATGGCGGATCTATTCACTCTATCAATAACCGAGCCGGATCTGGTGTATCATAAGGGATTTACCTTTTCTATTGATTCCTACGGATTGGATCAAAAACAATTCTTGAATGAGGTATTGGATGAATCGAAAAAGAAATCTTTATtggttctacctcctatttttTATGAAgagaatgaatctttttatcGAAGGATCAGAAAAAAATGGGTTCGGATCTCCTGTGGGAATGATTTGGAAGatccaaaagcaaaaagagTGGTATTTGCTAGCAACAACATAATGGAGGCAGTTAATCAATATAGATTGATCCGAAATCTGATTCAAATCCAATATAGCACCTATGGGTACATAAGAAATGTATTGAATCGATTCTTTTTAATGAATAGATCCGATCGCAACTTCGAATATGTAATTCAAAGGGATCAAATAGGAAATGATACTCTGAATCATAGAACTATAATGAAATATACGATCAACCAACATTTATCGAATTTGAAAAAGAGTCAGAAGAAATGGTTCGACCCTCTTATTTGGATTTCTCGAACCGAGAGATCCATGAATCGGGATCCTAATGCATATAGATACAAATGGTCCAATGGGAGCAAGAATTTCCAGGAACATTTGGAACATTTCATTTCTGAGCCGAAGagccattttcattttcaagtaGTCTTCGATCGATTACGTATTAATCAATATTCGATTGATTGGTCTGAGGTTATCGACAAAAAAGATTTGTCTAAGTCACTTCGTTTCTTTTTGTCCAAgttacttctttttttgtccaagtttcttctctttttgtctaactcacttccttttttctttgtgaGTTTCGGGAATATCCCCATTCATAGGTCCGAGATCCACATCTATGAATTGAAAGGTCCGAATAATCAACTCTGCAATCAGTTGTTAGAATCAATAGGTCTTCAAATCGTTCATTTGAAAAAATGGAAACCCTTCTTATTGGATGATCATGATACTTCCCAAAAATCGAAATTCTTGATCAATGGAGGAACAATAtcaccatttttgttcaataaGATACCAAAGTGGATGGTTGACTCATTCCATACTAGAAATAATCGCGGGAAATCTTTTGATAAGACGGATTCCTATTTCTCAATGATATCCCACGATCAAGACAATTGGCCGAATCCCGTGAAACCATTTCATATAAGTTCATTGATATCTTCTTTTTATAAAGCAAATCGACTTCGATTCTTGAAGAATCCACATCACTTCTACTTCTATTGTAACAAAAGATTCCCTTTTTCTGTGGAAAAGGCCCGTATCAATAATTATGATTTTACGTATGGACAATTCCTCAATATCTTGTTCATTCGcaacaaaatattttctttgtacgccggtaaaaaaaaacatgctTTTTTGGAGAGAGATACTATTTCACCAATCGAGTCACAGGTATCTAACATATTCATACCTAACGATTTTTCAGAAAGTGGTGACGAAAGGTATAACTTGTACAAATCTTTCCATTTTCCAATTCGATCCGATCCATTCGTTCGTAGAGCTATTTACTCGATCGCAGACATTTCTGGAACGCCTCTCACAGAGGAACAAATAGTCGATTTTGAAAAAACTTATTGTCAACCTCTTTCAGATATGAATCTATCTGATTCAGAAAGGAAGAACTTGCATCAGtatctcaatttcaattcaaacatGGGTTTGATTCACACTCCATGTTCTGAGAAATATTTACCAtccgaaaagaggaaaaaacgGAGTCTTTGTCTAAAGAAATGCGTTGAGAAAGGGCAGATGTATAGAACCTTTCAACGAGATAGTGctttttcaactctctcaaaaTGGAATCTATTCAAAACATATATGCCATGGTTCCTTACTTCGACAGGTTACAAATATCTAAATTGGAGATTTTTAGATACTTTTTCAGATCTATTGCCGATACTAAGTAGCAGTCAAAAATTTGTATCCATTTTTCGGGATATTATGCATGGATCAGATATATCATGGCGAATTCTTCAGAAAAAATGGGGTCTTCCACAATGGAATCTGATAAGTGATATTTCGAGTAAGTGTTTACATAATCTTCTTTTGTCCGAAGAAATGGTTCATCGAAATAATGAGTCACCATTGATATCGACACATCTGAGATCGCCAAATGTTCGGGAGTTGCTCTATTCaatccttttccttcttcttgttgCTGGATATCTTGTTCGTACACATCTTCTCGTTGTTTCCCGAGCCTATAGTGAGTTACAGACAGAGTTCGAAAAGGTCAAATCTTTGATGATTCCATCATACATGATGGAGTTGCGAAAACTTCTGGATAGGTATGAACTGAATTCTTTCTGGTTAAAGAATCTCTTTCTAGTTGCTCTGGAACAATTAGGAGATTCTCTAGAAGAAATACGGGGTTCTGCTTCTGGCGGCAACATGCTATGGGGTGGTGGTCCCGCTTATGGGGTCAAATCAATACGTTCTAAGAAGAAATATTTGAATATCAATCTCATCGATCTCATAAGTATCATACCAAATCCCATCAATCGAATCACTTTTTCGAGAAATACGAGACATCTAAGTCATACAAGTAAAGAGATCTATTCAttgataagaaaaataaaaaacgtGAACGGTGATTGGATTGATGATAAAATCGAATCCTTGGTCGCGAACAGCGATTCGATTGATGATAAAGAAAGAGAATTCTTGGTTCAGTTCTCCACCTTAACGACAGAAAAAAGGATTGATCAAATTCTATTGAGTCTGACTCATAGTGATCATTTATCAAAGAATGACTCTGGTTATCAAATGATTGAACAACCGGGAGCAATTTACTTACGATACTTAGTTGACATTCATAAAAAGTATCTAATGCATTATGAGTTCAATACGTCCTGTTTAGCAGAAAGACGGCTATTCCTTGCTCATTATCAGACAATCACTTATTCACAAATCTCGTGTGGGGCTAATAGTTTTCATTTCCCATCTCATGGAAAACCCTTTTCGCTCCGCTTAGCCC TCCCCCCTAGGGCTATTTTAGTGATAGGTTCTATAGGAATTGGACGATCCTATTTGGTCAAATACCTAGCGAAAAACTCCTATGTTCCTTTCATTACAGTATTTCTGAACAAGTTCCTGGATAACAAGCCTAAGGGTTTTCTTATTGATGATAGTGACGATATTGATCTGAGTGACGATATTGACCGTGACCTTGATACGGAGCTGGAGCTTCTAACTAGGATGAATGCGCTAACTATGGATATGATGCTTGAAATAGACCGATTTTATATCACCCTTCAATTCGAATTAGCAAAAGCAATGTCTCCTTGCATAATATGGATTCCAAACATTCATGATCTGAACGTGAATGAGTCGAATTACTTATCCCTCGGTCTATTAGTGAACTATCTCTCCAGGGATTGTGAAAGATGTTCCACTAGAGATATTCTTGTTATTGCTTCGACTCATATTCCCAAAAAAGTGGATCCCGCTCTAATAGCTCCGAATAAATTAAATACATGCATTAAGATACGAAGGCTTCTTATTCCACAACAACGAAAGCACTTTTTCACTCTTTCCTATACTCGGGGATTTCActtggaaaagaaaatgttcCATACTAATGGATTCGGGTCCATAACTATGGGTTCCAATGTACGAGATCTTGTAGCACTTACCAATGAGGCCCTATCGATTAGTATTACACAGAAGAAATCAATTATAGACACTAATATAATTAGATCTGCTCTTCATAGACAAACTTGGGATTTGCGATCCCAGGTAAGATCGGTTCAGGATCATGGGATCCTTTTCTATCAGATAGGAAGGGCTGTTGCACAAAACGTACTTCTAAGTAATTGTACCATGGATCCTATATCTATCTATATGAAGAAGAAATCATGTAACTGTAACGAAGGGGATTCCTATTTGTACAAATGGTACTTCGAACTTAGAACGAGCATGAAGAAATTAACGATACTTCTTTATCTTTTGAGTTGTTCTGCCGGATCGGTCGCTCAAGACCTTTGGTCTCTACCCGGACCCGATGAAAAAAATGGGATCACTTATTATGGACTCGTTGAGAATGATTCTGATCTAGTTCATGGCCTATTAGAAGTAGAAGGCGCTCTGGTGGGATCCTCACGGACAGAAAAAGATTGCAGTCAATTTGATAATGATCGAGTGACATTGCTTCTTCGGCCCGAACCAAGGAATCCCTTAGATATGATGCAAAATGGATCTTGTTCTATCGTTGATCAGAGATTTCTCTATGAAAAATACGAATCGGAGTTTGAAGAAGTGGAAGGAGAAGGAGTCCTCGACCCGCAACAGAGAGAGGAGGATTTATTCAATCACATAGTTTGGGCTCCTAGAATATGGCGCTATTGGGGCTTTCTATTTGCTTGTATCGAAAGGCCCAATGAATTGGGATTTCCCTATTGGGCCAGGTCATTTCGGGGTAAGCGGATCATTTATGATGAAGAGGATGAGCTTCAAGAGAATGATTCGGAGTTCTTGCAGAGTGGAACCATGCAGTACCAGATACGAGATAGATCTTCTAAGGAACAAGGCTTTTTTCGAATAAGCCAATTCATTTGGGACCCTGCCGATCCACTCTTTTTCCTATTCAAAGATCAGCCCTTTGTCTCTGTGTTTTCACATCGAGAATTCTTTGCAGATGAAGAGATGTCAAAGGGGCTTCTTACTTCCCAGGGGGATCCCCCCACATCTATATATAAACGCTGGTTTATCAAGAATACGCAAGAAAAGCACTTCGAATTGTTGATTCATCGCCAGAGATGGCTTAGAACCAATAGTTCATTATCTAATGGATTTTTCCGTTCTAATACTCTATCCGAGAGTTATCAGTATTTATCAAATCTGTTCCTATCTAACGGAACGCTATTGGATCAAATGACAAAGACAGTGTTGAGAAAAAGATGGCTTTTCCCGGATGAAATGAAAATTGGATTCATGTAA
- the LOC119993131 gene encoding LOW QUALITY PROTEIN: NAD(P)H-quinone oxidoreductase subunit 2 B, chloroplastic-like (The sequence of the model RefSeq protein was modified relative to this genomic sequence to represent the inferred CDS: substituted 1 base at 1 genomic stop codon), translating to MSRRGTAEEKTAKSDPIYRNRLVNMLVNRILKHGKKSLAYQILYRAMKKIQQKTETNPLSVLRQAIRGVTPDIAVKARRVGGSTHQVPIEIGSTQGKALAIRWLLGASRKRPGRNMAFKLSSELVDAAKGSGDAIRKKEETHRMAEANRAFNENFILDSTRIFMKAFHLLLFDGSLIFPECILIFGLILLLMIDSTSDQKDIPWLYFISSTSLVMSITALLFRWREEPMISFSGNFQTNNFNEIFQFLILLCSTLCIPLSVEYIECTEMAITEFLLFVLTATLGGMFLCGANDLITIFVAPECFSLCSYLLSGYTKKDVRSNEATMKYLLMGGASSSILVHGFSWLYGSSGGEIELQEIVNGLINTQMYNSPGISIALIFITVGIGFKLSLVPSHQWTPDVYEGVRFVRXIPTSLSISEMFGFFKTPWTCRREICYMVGSHPSETTSVIRKEVRNPLFDSDSPTPVVAFLSVTSKVAASASATRIFDIPFYFSSNEWHLLLEILAILSMILGNLIAITQTSMKRMLAYSSIGQIGYVIIGIIVGDSNGGYASMITYMLFYISMNLGTFACIVSFGLRTGTDNIRDYAGLYTKDPFLALSLALCLLSLGGLPPLAGFFGKLHLFWCGWQAGLYFLVSIGLLTSAVSIYYYLKIIKLLMTGRNQEITPHVRNYRRSPLRSNNSIELSMIVCVIASTIPGISMNPIMEIAQDTLF from the exons ATGTCACGTCGAGGTACTGCAGAAGAAAAAACTGCAAAATCCGATCCAATTTATCGTAATCGATTAGTTAATATGTTGGTTAACCGTATTCTGAAACACGGAAAAAAATCATTGGCTTATCAAATTCTCTATCGAGCCATGAAAAAGATTCAACAAAAGACAGAAACAAATCCACTATCTGTTTTACGTCAAGCAATACGTGGAGTAACTCCCGATATAGCAGTAAAAGCAAGACGTGTAGGCGGATCGACTCATCAAGTTCCCATTGAAATAGGATCCACACAAGGAAAAGCACTTGCCATTCGTTGGTTATTAGGGGCATCCCGAAAACGTCCGGGTCGAAATATGGCTTTCAAATTAAGTTCTGAATTAGTAGATGCTGCCAAAGGGAGTGGCGATGCCATACGCAAAAAGGAAGAGACTCATAGAATGGCAGAGGCAAATAGAGCTTTT AATGAAAACTTCATTCTCGATTCTACGAGAATTTTTATGAAAGCCTTTCATTTGCTTCTCTTCGATGGAAGTTTGATTTTCCCAGAATGTATCCTAATTTTTGGCCTAATTCTTCTTCTGATGATCGATTCAACCTCTGATCAAAAAGATATACCTTGGTTATATTTCATCTCTTCAACAAGTTTAGTAATGAGCATAACAGCCCTATTGTTCCGATGGAGAGAAGAACCTATGATTAGCTTTTCGGGAAATTTCCAAACGAACAATTTCAACGAAATCTTTCAATTTCTTATTTTACTATGTTCAACTCTATGTATTCCTCTATCCGTAGAGTACATTGAATGTACAGAAATGGCTATAACAGAGTTTCTGTTATTCGTATTAACAGCTACTCTAGGAGGAATGTTTTTATGCGGTGCTAACGATTTAATAACTATCTTTGTAGCTCCAGAATGTTTCAGTTTATGCTCCTACCTATTATCTGGATATACCAAGAAAGATGTACGGTCTAATGAGGCTACTATGAAATATTTACTCATGGGTGGGGCAAGCTCTTCTATTCTGGTTCATGGTTTCTCTTGGCTCTATGGTTCATCCGGGGGAGAGATCGAGCTTCAAGAAATAGTGAATGGTCTTATCAATACACAAATGTATAACTCCCCAGGAATTTCAATTGCGCTTATATTCATCACTGTAGGAATTGGGTTCAAGCTTTCCCTAGTCCCTTCTCATCAATGGACTCCTGACGTATACGAAGGAGTGCGGTTCGTTCGATAAATTCCTACCTCTCTATCTATCTCTGAGATGTTTGGATTTTTCAAAACTCCATGGACATGCAGAAGAGAAAT ATGCTACATGGTTGGTTCTCATCCTTCAGAGACTACGAGTGTAATAAGA aaagaagtgAGGAATCCTCTTTTCGACTCTGACTCTCCCACTCCAGTCGTTGCTTTTCTTTCTGTTACTTCGAAAGTCGCTGCTTCAGCTTCAGCCACTCGAATTTTCGATATTCCTTTTTATTTCTCATCAAACGAATGGCATCTTCTTCTGGAAATCCTAGCTATTCTTAGCATGATATTGGGAAATCTCATTGCTATTACTCAAACAAGCATGAAACGTATGCTTGCATATTCGTCCATAGGTCAAATCGGATATGTAATTATTGGAATAATTGTTGGAGACTCAAATGGTGGATATGCAAGCATGATAACTTATATGCTGTTCTATATCTCCATGAATCTAGGAACTTTTGCTTGCATTGTATCATTTGGTCTACGTACCGGAACTGATAACATTCGAGATTATGCAGGATTATACACGAAAGATCCTTTTTTGGCTCTCTCTTTAGCCCTATGTCTCTTATCCCTAGGAGGTCTTCCTCCACTAGCAGGTTTTTTCGGAAAACTCCATTTATTCTGGTGTGGATGGCAGGCAGGCCTATATTTCTTGGTTTCAATAGGACTCCTTACGAGCGCGGTTTCTATATACTATTATCTAAAAATAATCAAGTTATTAATGACTGGACGAAACCAAGAAATAACCCCTCACGTGCGAAATTATAGAAGATCCCCTTTAAGATCAAACAATTCCATCGAATTGAGTATGATTGTATGTGTGATAGCATCTACTATACCAGGAATATCAATGAACCCGATTATGGAAATTGCTCAGGATACCCTTTTTTAG
- the LOC119992788 gene encoding 30S ribosomal protein S12, chloroplastic: MMMDINFHCKHFNIVSRPTSSSLPGCGDVCNSHRPCQDGWVHVLSGSKGDLSVNFSTITPKKPNSALRKVARVRLTSGFEITAYIPGIGHNSQEHSVVLVRGGRVKDLPGVRYHIVRGTLDAVGVKDRQQGRSSAL; this comes from the exons ATGATGATGGACATAAACTTTCATTGTAAACACTTTAATATAGTTTCCAGACCCACCAGCTCCTCATTGCCTGGTTGTGGGGATGTATGCAACTCACACCGTCCATGTCAAGATGGATGGGTCCATGTGCTG AGTGGCAGTAAGGGTGACTTATCTGTCAACTTTTCCACTATCACCCCCAAAAAACCAAACTCTGCCTTACGTAAAGTTGCCAGAGTACGATTAACCTCTGGATTTGAAATCACTGCTTATATACCTGGCATTGGCCATAATTCACAAGAACATTCTGTAGTCTTAGTAAGAGGGGGAAGGGTTAAGGATTTACCCGGTGTGAGATATCATATTGTTCGAGGAACCCTGGATGCTGTCGGAGTAAAGGATCGTCAACAAGGGCGTTCTAGTGCGTTGTAG